A stretch of Oncorhynchus mykiss isolate Arlee chromosome 26, USDA_OmykA_1.1, whole genome shotgun sequence DNA encodes these proteins:
- the LOC110506664 gene encoding succinate dehydrogenase assembly factor 2, mitochondrial, translating into MLSAFVAKRLVSGVCQASWRPAVAELVTTRGYKGEAPDDSRGDLIEIPLPPWTEKDGETMDIKRRRLLFQSRKRGMLENCILLSLFAKQYLNTMTEHQLRQYDRLINEPSNDWDIYYWATEAQPVPDVYTGEIMDLLKEFTKNKDQEQRLDAPNLEYLDKGSQ; encoded by the exons ATGCTGTCTGCTTTCGTTGCTAAAAGA CTGGTAAGTGGGGTATGCCAGGCGTCATGGAGACCAGCTGTGGCAGAACTAGTAACTACACGGGGTTACAAAGGAGAGGCACCTGATGACTCTAGGGGTGACCTAATTGAGATCCCCCTGCCCCCATGGACAGAGAAGGATGGCGAGACCATGGACATCAAGAGACGGCGCCTGCTCTTCCAAAGCCGAAAGAGGGGCATGCTGGAGAATTGCATATTGCTCAG CCTGTTTGCCAAACAATATCTGAATACAATGACCGAGCACCAGTTAAGACAGTATGACAGACTGATCAATGAGCCTAGCAACGACTGGGACATCTACTACTGGGCAACAG AGGCCCAGCCTGTACCTGATGTGTACACAGGTGAAATCATGGACCTACTGAAGGAGTTCACTAAGAACAAAGATCAGGAACAGAGGCTGGACGCACCCAACCTGGAATACCTGGACAAGGGGAGCCAGTGA
- the LOC110506663 gene encoding cleavage and polyadenylation specificity factor subunit 7 isoform X1: protein MAAKAADGGGTTDLIDIYDEKFSQNNGEDGDFAMTAEASDLYDDVLTGSVSRERKFSEDTIPLSKNQPTKEESKPAILYTYSGVWNKRLAVYVGNFSWWTSDKDLINVARTLGVKDIVEIKFAENRANGQSRGYAEVVVATEESLQRLLETLPNCHVNGEKVDCRFATRQNLAVFEAQANKRVPQRSNSKESSDTGDKNASVSPPVLNQNHSTVPHTIHPQHIHNKPPPLSVPYFRLPPPLFPHLPPHIPPPPMPHLFPPPPLRLPSHPPPSLHLNPAFFPPAQHDNYSQQHNTPYNRHSSRDSEAPTPQMQEGEFDELMNRNRAIASSAITKAVSGATAGDMPLAIETLLTAIAVIKQSRVYGDERCRVLVTSLKDCLFSIESKSYGSRKRHRSRDREHRSRDRERDRERERDRGRGREEREESYSQEWEAAGMSRRHRERSLSGERDGRDRERVRERDRHREHRERHR, encoded by the exons ATGGCGGCTAAAGCGGCCGATGGTGGTGGTACAACTGACCTCATAGACATCTACGACGAGAAGTTCAGTCAAAACAACGGAGAG GATGGAGATTTTGCAATGACAGCAGAGGCAAGTGATCTTTATGATGATGTGCTCACTGGCTCTGTGAGCCGGGAAAGGAAATTCTCAGAAGATACTATCCCTCTCAGCAAGAACCAGCCAACGAAAGAGGAGAGCAAACCAGCAATACTGTACACTTACAGTGGGGTGTGGAACAAGAGACTGGCTGTATATGTGGGCAACTTCTCCTGG TGGACCTCTGACAAAGACCTTATTAACGTGGCTCGCACCTTGGGTGTGAAGGACATTGTGGAGATCAAATTTGCTGAGAACAGAGCTAATGGCCAGTCCAGAGG ATACGCTGAGGTAGTGGTGGCCACAGAAGAGTCATTGCAGAGGTTGCTGGAGACTTTGCCAAATTGTCATGTTAATGGGGAAAAGGTGGACTGCCGCTTTGCCACACGCCAGAATCTTGCCGTGTTTGAAGCCCAGGCTAACAAAC GTGTCCCCCAGCGCTCTAACTCAAAGGAGTCGTCAGATACTGGGGACAAAAACGCCTCCGTCTCCCCTCCTGTGCTCAACCAgaaccactccactgtccctcaCACTATCCACCCCCAACACATTCACAACAAACCTCCCCCTCTGTCAGTCCCATACTTTAGGCTGCCGCCTCCTCTTTTCCCTCACCTTCCCCCACACATTCCCCCTCCCCCCATGCCACACCTTTTCCCTCCACCACCTCTACGTCTACCCagccatcctcctccctccctgcatctCAACCCCGCCTTCTTTCCtccagcacaacatgacaactacagtcaacaacacaacacaccgtACAACCGGCACAG CAGCAGGGACAGTGAAGCGCCCACACCCCAAATGCAAGAGGGAGAGTTTGATGAGCTGATGAACAGAAACAGAGCAATCGCCAGCAGCGCCATCACCAAGGCTGTGTCTGGAGCTACTGCTG GAGACATGCCCCTGGCCATTGAGACGCTTTTGACTGCCATTGCTGTCATCAAGCAGTCAAGAGTGTATGGGGACGAGCGCTGTCGAGTGCTGGTCACCTCTCTGAAAGACTGCCTCTTCTCCATCGAGAGCAAGTCTTATGGCTCCAG GAAAAGACACCGTTCCCGTGACAGAGAACACCGTTCCCGAGATAGGGAgcgagacagggaaagagaacgGGACAGAGGCAGAGGAAGGGAAGAAAGGGAAGAGTCCTACAGCCAGGAATGGGAGGCTGCAGGAATGTCCCGCCGGCACCGAGAACGCTCCCTaagtggggagagagatgggagagaccGGGAGCGTGTTCGGGAACGAGATAGACATAGGGAGCACCGCGAGCGGCACCGCTAG
- the LOC110506663 gene encoding cleavage and polyadenylation specificity factor subunit 7 isoform X2 gives MAAKAADGGGTTDLIDIYDEKFSQNNGEDGDFAMTAEASDLYDDVLTGSVSRERKFSEDTIPLSKNQPTKEESKPAILYTYSGVWNKRLAVYVGNFSWWTSDKDLINVARTLGVKDIVEIKFAENRANGQSRGYAEVVVATEESLQRLLETLPNCHVNGEKVDCRFATRQNLAVFEAQANKRVPQRSNSKESSDTGDKNASVSPPVLNQNHSTVPHTIHPQHIHNKPPPLSVPYFRLPPPLFPHLPPHIPPPPMPHLFPPPPLRLPSHPPPSLHLNPAFFPPAQHDNYSQQHNTPYNRHSRDSEAPTPQMQEGEFDELMNRNRAIASSAITKAVSGATAGDMPLAIETLLTAIAVIKQSRVYGDERCRVLVTSLKDCLFSIESKSYGSRKRHRSRDREHRSRDRERDRERERDRGRGREEREESYSQEWEAAGMSRRHRERSLSGERDGRDRERVRERDRHREHRERHR, from the exons ATGGCGGCTAAAGCGGCCGATGGTGGTGGTACAACTGACCTCATAGACATCTACGACGAGAAGTTCAGTCAAAACAACGGAGAG GATGGAGATTTTGCAATGACAGCAGAGGCAAGTGATCTTTATGATGATGTGCTCACTGGCTCTGTGAGCCGGGAAAGGAAATTCTCAGAAGATACTATCCCTCTCAGCAAGAACCAGCCAACGAAAGAGGAGAGCAAACCAGCAATACTGTACACTTACAGTGGGGTGTGGAACAAGAGACTGGCTGTATATGTGGGCAACTTCTCCTGG TGGACCTCTGACAAAGACCTTATTAACGTGGCTCGCACCTTGGGTGTGAAGGACATTGTGGAGATCAAATTTGCTGAGAACAGAGCTAATGGCCAGTCCAGAGG ATACGCTGAGGTAGTGGTGGCCACAGAAGAGTCATTGCAGAGGTTGCTGGAGACTTTGCCAAATTGTCATGTTAATGGGGAAAAGGTGGACTGCCGCTTTGCCACACGCCAGAATCTTGCCGTGTTTGAAGCCCAGGCTAACAAAC GTGTCCCCCAGCGCTCTAACTCAAAGGAGTCGTCAGATACTGGGGACAAAAACGCCTCCGTCTCCCCTCCTGTGCTCAACCAgaaccactccactgtccctcaCACTATCCACCCCCAACACATTCACAACAAACCTCCCCCTCTGTCAGTCCCATACTTTAGGCTGCCGCCTCCTCTTTTCCCTCACCTTCCCCCACACATTCCCCCTCCCCCCATGCCACACCTTTTCCCTCCACCACCTCTACGTCTACCCagccatcctcctccctccctgcatctCAACCCCGCCTTCTTTCCtccagcacaacatgacaactacagtcaacaacacaacacaccgtACAACCGGCACAG CAGGGACAGTGAAGCGCCCACACCCCAAATGCAAGAGGGAGAGTTTGATGAGCTGATGAACAGAAACAGAGCAATCGCCAGCAGCGCCATCACCAAGGCTGTGTCTGGAGCTACTGCTG GAGACATGCCCCTGGCCATTGAGACGCTTTTGACTGCCATTGCTGTCATCAAGCAGTCAAGAGTGTATGGGGACGAGCGCTGTCGAGTGCTGGTCACCTCTCTGAAAGACTGCCTCTTCTCCATCGAGAGCAAGTCTTATGGCTCCAG GAAAAGACACCGTTCCCGTGACAGAGAACACCGTTCCCGAGATAGGGAgcgagacagggaaagagaacgGGACAGAGGCAGAGGAAGGGAAGAAAGGGAAGAGTCCTACAGCCAGGAATGGGAGGCTGCAGGAATGTCCCGCCGGCACCGAGAACGCTCCCTaagtggggagagagatgggagagaccGGGAGCGTGTTCGGGAACGAGATAGACATAGGGAGCACCGCGAGCGGCACCGCTAG
- the LOC110506663 gene encoding cleavage and polyadenylation specificity factor subunit 7 isoform X3, with protein MTAEASDLYDDVLTGSVSRERKFSEDTIPLSKNQPTKEESKPAILYTYSGVWNKRLAVYVGNFSWWTSDKDLINVARTLGVKDIVEIKFAENRANGQSRGYAEVVVATEESLQRLLETLPNCHVNGEKVDCRFATRQNLAVFEAQANKRVPQRSNSKESSDTGDKNASVSPPVLNQNHSTVPHTIHPQHIHNKPPPLSVPYFRLPPPLFPHLPPHIPPPPMPHLFPPPPLRLPSHPPPSLHLNPAFFPPAQHDNYSQQHNTPYNRHSSRDSEAPTPQMQEGEFDELMNRNRAIASSAITKAVSGATAGDMPLAIETLLTAIAVIKQSRVYGDERCRVLVTSLKDCLFSIESKSYGSRKRHRSRDREHRSRDRERDRERERDRGRGREEREESYSQEWEAAGMSRRHRERSLSGERDGRDRERVRERDRHREHRERHR; from the exons ATGACAGCAGAGGCAAGTGATCTTTATGATGATGTGCTCACTGGCTCTGTGAGCCGGGAAAGGAAATTCTCAGAAGATACTATCCCTCTCAGCAAGAACCAGCCAACGAAAGAGGAGAGCAAACCAGCAATACTGTACACTTACAGTGGGGTGTGGAACAAGAGACTGGCTGTATATGTGGGCAACTTCTCCTGG TGGACCTCTGACAAAGACCTTATTAACGTGGCTCGCACCTTGGGTGTGAAGGACATTGTGGAGATCAAATTTGCTGAGAACAGAGCTAATGGCCAGTCCAGAGG ATACGCTGAGGTAGTGGTGGCCACAGAAGAGTCATTGCAGAGGTTGCTGGAGACTTTGCCAAATTGTCATGTTAATGGGGAAAAGGTGGACTGCCGCTTTGCCACACGCCAGAATCTTGCCGTGTTTGAAGCCCAGGCTAACAAAC GTGTCCCCCAGCGCTCTAACTCAAAGGAGTCGTCAGATACTGGGGACAAAAACGCCTCCGTCTCCCCTCCTGTGCTCAACCAgaaccactccactgtccctcaCACTATCCACCCCCAACACATTCACAACAAACCTCCCCCTCTGTCAGTCCCATACTTTAGGCTGCCGCCTCCTCTTTTCCCTCACCTTCCCCCACACATTCCCCCTCCCCCCATGCCACACCTTTTCCCTCCACCACCTCTACGTCTACCCagccatcctcctccctccctgcatctCAACCCCGCCTTCTTTCCtccagcacaacatgacaactacagtcaacaacacaacacaccgtACAACCGGCACAG CAGCAGGGACAGTGAAGCGCCCACACCCCAAATGCAAGAGGGAGAGTTTGATGAGCTGATGAACAGAAACAGAGCAATCGCCAGCAGCGCCATCACCAAGGCTGTGTCTGGAGCTACTGCTG GAGACATGCCCCTGGCCATTGAGACGCTTTTGACTGCCATTGCTGTCATCAAGCAGTCAAGAGTGTATGGGGACGAGCGCTGTCGAGTGCTGGTCACCTCTCTGAAAGACTGCCTCTTCTCCATCGAGAGCAAGTCTTATGGCTCCAG GAAAAGACACCGTTCCCGTGACAGAGAACACCGTTCCCGAGATAGGGAgcgagacagggaaagagaacgGGACAGAGGCAGAGGAAGGGAAGAAAGGGAAGAGTCCTACAGCCAGGAATGGGAGGCTGCAGGAATGTCCCGCCGGCACCGAGAACGCTCCCTaagtggggagagagatgggagagaccGGGAGCGTGTTCGGGAACGAGATAGACATAGGGAGCACCGCGAGCGGCACCGCTAG
- the LOC110506665 gene encoding DNA-directed RNA polymerases I, II, and III subunit RPABC5 isoform X2: protein MNEAQRIQSNLSRTPCNVAVPEHAPVLREERRAFSLFARVTAEHLLYRPQSKEIKMIIPVRCFTCGKIVGNKWEAYLGLLQAEYTEGDALDALGLKRYCCRRMLLAHVDLIEKLLNYAPLEK, encoded by the exons ATGAATGAGGCGCAGCGCATTCAATCAAACCTTTCTAGAACCCCCTGTAACGTTGCAGTCCCTGAACATGCCCCAGTATTGAGGGAGGAGCGACGCGCGTTTTCCCTGTTTGCTAGGGTTACTGCAGAACATTTACTTTACA GGCCTCAGTCGAAAGAAATCAAAATGATTATCCCGGTCCGGTGCTTCACCTGTGGGAAAATCGTTGGTAATAAATGGGAGGCGTACCTTGGCCTCCTTCAAGCTGAATACACTGAAGG TGATGCCCTTGATGCTCTTGGTCTGAAGAGGTATTGCTGTCGGAGGATGCTGCTGGCCCATGTAGACCTCATTGAGAAGTTGCTGAATTATGCACCCCTGGAGAAATGA
- the LOC110506665 gene encoding DNA-directed RNA polymerases I, II, and III subunit RPABC5 isoform X1 codes for MIIPVRCFTCGKIVGNKWEAYLGLLQAEYTEGDALDALGLKRYCCRRMLLAHVDLIEKLLNYAPLEK; via the exons ATGATTATCCCGGTCCGGTGCTTCACCTGTGGGAAAATCGTTGGTAATAAATGGGAGGCGTACCTTGGCCTCCTTCAAGCTGAATACACTGAAGG TGATGCCCTTGATGCTCTTGGTCTGAAGAGGTATTGCTGTCGGAGGATGCTGCTGGCCCATGTAGACCTCATTGAGAAGTTGCTGAATTATGCACCCCTGGAGAAATGA